A single Pedobacter sp. PACM 27299 DNA region contains:
- a CDS encoding sensor histidine kinase: protein MKKFHLNKPLVFISGFWILLGFTLWSQLKRDYPLLNTFGTAALMVLCSAVIAHTLSNVLLPTALKKGKMTLFVFQTILATAILTAAIAGVFYGTYWLAIHGSAYDSASQLAQNTDYFVVFIRTIPSALLIIGSTCGFQFYQEHYQMAQKHTLLQQAHLEAQLRILQDQINPHLMFNVLNHLHILMKKDVDLAATLLVKFSDILRYQLYECNRETIPLEKEVTYLKNLVSVEKIRWGEELQVNCIWNIANGKRDIVPLLLVPFVENAFKHVARLPSQKGFVRLSLQQEEELLTFTIENSNSPKPARKSDSSGLGLENVQKRLEILYPKQHDLQIIRSDTLFKVVLTIHLDQKANYVGY, encoded by the coding sequence ATGAAAAAATTCCACTTAAATAAACCACTTGTTTTCATCTCCGGCTTTTGGATCTTACTGGGTTTTACCTTATGGTCTCAATTGAAAAGAGATTACCCACTGCTCAATACTTTTGGCACCGCAGCATTAATGGTTTTATGTTCAGCTGTTATTGCACATACTTTAAGTAACGTTTTACTGCCTACTGCATTGAAAAAGGGGAAAATGACCTTATTTGTGTTTCAAACCATTCTGGCCACTGCGATTTTAACCGCAGCAATTGCGGGGGTATTTTATGGTACCTACTGGTTAGCCATTCATGGCTCAGCCTATGACAGTGCTTCACAATTAGCACAGAACACTGATTATTTTGTGGTATTCATTAGAACCATCCCCTCTGCTTTACTGATCATTGGCTCGACCTGTGGTTTTCAATTTTACCAGGAACATTACCAGATGGCGCAAAAACATACCCTTTTACAGCAGGCGCATCTGGAGGCACAGCTGAGAATTCTGCAGGACCAGATCAATCCTCACCTCATGTTCAATGTGCTCAATCACCTGCATATTCTGATGAAGAAAGATGTGGATCTGGCCGCGACCTTACTCGTCAAATTTTCAGACATCCTGAGGTACCAGCTGTATGAATGTAACCGGGAAACCATCCCATTGGAAAAAGAAGTGACTTATTTAAAAAACCTGGTCTCCGTCGAGAAGATCCGATGGGGGGAAGAACTGCAGGTAAATTGTATATGGAATATTGCGAATGGAAAGCGGGACATTGTCCCGCTTTTACTCGTTCCATTTGTAGAGAATGCCTTTAAACATGTTGCCCGTTTACCGTCACAGAAAGGATTCGTCCGACTGTCCCTACAACAGGAGGAGGAACTCCTTACCTTTACCATTGAGAATTCCAATTCCCCGAAGCCTGCAAGAAAAAGCGACAGCAGCGGTCTTGGTCTGGAAAATGTGCAGAAACGTTTAGAGATTCTTTATCCGAAGCAGCACGACTTACAAATTATACGCAGTGACACCCTTTTTAAAGTTGTTTTAACCATTCATTTAGATCAAAAAGCAAACTATGTCGGTTATTAA
- a CDS encoding LytR/AlgR family response regulator transcription factor, with protein MSVIKPNSDVPLQCLVVDDEPIARAGIIDFIDQVDFLQVAGSCGTAMEASDFIHKNQVDLLFLDINMPYLSGLELLESMENPPLTIFTTAYSEHALDGYRLQVVDYLLKPITFQRFHQAASKARQMYELQRLQKQPAAMDPYLFVRQKDSFKKIQWADILYVEGMQNYAKLKFADQELIIHQTLVSLEEILPSDHFFRIHKSYLVNISKIDLVSGGRIFIAEHELPISRHRREDLLKEVVYNKLISR; from the coding sequence ATGTCGGTTATTAAGCCCAACTCAGATGTACCCTTACAATGTCTCGTTGTAGACGACGAACCTATTGCCCGGGCAGGAATTATAGATTTCATTGATCAGGTAGACTTCCTCCAGGTTGCAGGTTCCTGCGGAACTGCGATGGAAGCTTCCGATTTTATCCATAAAAATCAGGTAGATCTATTGTTTCTAGACATTAACATGCCTTATTTATCAGGCTTGGAGTTACTGGAATCCATGGAAAACCCTCCCTTAACTATTTTCACAACGGCTTATTCTGAGCATGCGCTGGATGGATATCGCCTGCAGGTGGTAGATTATCTGCTCAAACCCATTACTTTTCAGCGTTTTCATCAGGCAGCGAGTAAAGCCCGGCAGATGTATGAATTGCAGCGCCTGCAAAAGCAACCGGCTGCGATGGATCCTTATTTATTTGTTCGTCAGAAAGACAGCTTTAAAAAAATCCAGTGGGCTGATATTTTATATGTGGAAGGAATGCAGAACTATGCCAAACTAAAGTTTGCAGATCAGGAACTGATCATTCATCAGACTTTGGTTTCCTTAGAAGAGATATTGCCCAGCGATCATTTTTTCAGGATCCATAAATCTTATCTGGTCAATATCTCTAAAATTGATTTGGTGTCGGGAGGAAGGATTTTTATAGCTGAGCATGAGCTGCCTATTTCCCGACACCGGAGGGAGGATTTGTTAAAAGAAGTTGTTTACAATAAACTCATCAGTCGTTAG
- a CDS encoding DUF6268 family outer membrane beta-barrel protein, whose translation MKFLNYGLVLFMALISLESKAQTELSGFRLKAEYIPMSRYIPKKTDGKTEEYTTAKSDMRRVEGGISIPLSLKMDSLGRPKVWAVTLGGSYAKIKNQDYPEQLFPDELLNASVGLMHLRPLSKSWNMLFMASAGVYTDLKGISSQDVLLMGGVIFIKQFNPNLALGVGPVVSNTFGVPMVLPAIFLNWKTNGKFQVMLNFPEKVELAFKASPAIRLKAVAEVSSMTADVNREDKAMLSYLQVISGFQPEFKLNKSLTLQLTAGASLYRSMEFTSRKLKDFFKEKDENPPHFETTAYGAIGLKWNFGKR comes from the coding sequence ATGAAATTTCTTAATTACGGCTTAGTCTTATTTATGGCCTTGATCAGCCTGGAAAGCAAGGCCCAGACGGAATTGTCTGGCTTCAGGCTGAAAGCCGAATACATCCCTATGTCCAGGTATATACCAAAAAAAACTGATGGGAAAACGGAGGAATATACTACAGCGAAAAGCGACATGAGAAGGGTAGAAGGTGGCATTAGCATTCCTTTATCCCTAAAGATGGATTCCCTGGGCAGGCCAAAGGTTTGGGCAGTCACCCTGGGCGGTTCCTATGCAAAAATAAAGAACCAGGATTACCCGGAGCAGTTGTTTCCTGATGAGCTGCTGAATGCGAGTGTAGGCTTGATGCACCTGAGGCCATTGAGTAAGAGCTGGAATATGTTGTTCATGGCCTCAGCAGGTGTGTATACCGACCTTAAAGGCATTTCTTCTCAAGATGTGCTGCTGATGGGCGGGGTAATTTTCATCAAGCAGTTTAACCCTAATCTGGCCCTGGGTGTCGGACCGGTAGTATCCAATACCTTTGGTGTCCCGATGGTATTGCCAGCAATCTTTTTAAATTGGAAAACCAACGGCAAGTTCCAGGTGATGCTGAACTTCCCGGAAAAGGTAGAATTGGCTTTCAAAGCCAGTCCGGCGATCAGGCTGAAGGCCGTAGCCGAAGTGAGTTCGATGACGGCAGATGTGAACAGGGAAGACAAAGCCATGCTGTCCTACCTCCAAGTGATTTCAGGATTTCAACCAGAGTTTAAGCTGAATAAATCCCTGACCTTACAGCTGACCGCAGGTGCTTCATTGTACCGGTCTATGGAATTTACCAGCAGGAAACTAAAAGATTTCTTTAAAGAAAAGGACGAAAATCCACCGCATTTTGAGACCACAGCTTATGGTGCCATAGGCCTCAAATGGAATTTTGGGAAACGCTAA
- a CDS encoding PAS domain S-box protein, with protein sequence MKTRNYRIPIIYIVVGVLWITGSDYLLNSLTSELSPKLTWYTSSIKGIFYILATAFLLYYLIKKERERIAAVDNKRMAEIVDKMNNLIIMSDTSGKITWVNRAFVSITGYTMQEALGKTHSNLLYGPKTNAEVVRKLTIAIANKEFFSGELVNYTKDGKAYWSQFNLSPMFNIDGGLEGYISVENNIDDSKHREDLIVQQHRKLKAVSWFNSHEIRKPVASILALSELLMEEKNAIEQQELIKYLRQSAVNLDLIIHQINEAAAVK encoded by the coding sequence TTGAAGACAAGAAACTATAGAATTCCTATCATTTATATCGTAGTTGGTGTTTTATGGATTACAGGGAGCGATTACCTTTTAAATTCCCTGACTTCCGAACTCAGTCCTAAACTAACCTGGTATACCTCTTCCATAAAAGGAATTTTTTATATTCTGGCTACTGCATTTCTCCTCTACTATCTGATTAAGAAAGAAAGGGAACGGATTGCTGCGGTAGACAATAAAAGGATGGCAGAGATTGTCGATAAGATGAATAACCTGATCATCATGTCTGATACTTCCGGAAAAATCACCTGGGTGAACCGGGCATTTGTCAGCATTACCGGTTACACCATGCAGGAAGCGCTGGGGAAAACACATTCCAACCTTTTATACGGTCCGAAAACCAATGCGGAAGTGGTCAGAAAACTGACTATCGCCATTGCTAATAAAGAGTTTTTTAGCGGGGAACTGGTCAATTACACGAAAGACGGAAAAGCCTATTGGTCTCAGTTTAACCTCTCTCCGATGTTCAATATAGATGGTGGACTGGAGGGCTACATTTCGGTAGAGAATAACATTGACGACAGCAAGCATCGGGAAGACCTGATCGTGCAGCAGCACCGAAAATTAAAGGCGGTTTCCTGGTTTAATTCACATGAAATCCGGAAGCCTGTGGCCTCTATTTTGGCCTTATCAGAATTGCTGATGGAGGAGAAAAATGCGATAGAACAACAGGAACTGATAAAATACCTCCGACAAAGCGCTGTCAACCTGGATCTTATCATTCATCAGATCAATGAAGCGGCAGCAGTAAAATAA
- a CDS encoding GNAT family N-acetyltransferase: MIRQFTPSDLNPMREIYNHYVENTLVTFDEVALNEQEFADKLNPVIHKYPCFVYEKEGQVLGFSYATEWKENPAYRFTVSTAIYLDPEAIDKGTGTALYKKLIEELREMNTHSIVAGILMPNEKSTRMHERLGFSKVAHLSQIGYKFNKWIDVSYWQMIL; the protein is encoded by the coding sequence ATGATCCGGCAGTTTACACCATCAGATCTTAACCCGATGAGGGAGATCTACAATCACTATGTGGAAAATACACTAGTTACTTTTGACGAAGTAGCATTGAATGAGCAAGAATTTGCGGATAAATTGAATCCGGTGATCCACAAATATCCATGCTTCGTGTATGAGAAAGAAGGACAGGTTCTAGGCTTCAGTTATGCTACGGAATGGAAAGAAAATCCTGCCTATCGTTTTACAGTAAGCACTGCTATTTACCTGGATCCGGAAGCCATAGATAAGGGAACTGGTACTGCACTTTACAAGAAACTGATTGAGGAGTTACGCGAAATGAATACTCATTCTATCGTTGCCGGGATCTTGATGCCCAATGAAAAGAGTACCAGAATGCACGAACGGCTAGGCTTCAGCAAAGTCGCTCACCTGAGCCAGATCGGCTATAAGTTCAATAAATGGATAGATGTCAGTTATTGGCAAATGATATTATAG
- a CDS encoding helix-turn-helix domain-containing protein, with protein MALKAEYLHTNAWIIFILIRFIQDQRNMQFGNALRIQRVIKGYTQDYMAERLHLSQNSYSKLERGLTSLTVSRLYQIAEILEISIQDILPAQQPGNTKKSDSAENI; from the coding sequence TTGGCTTTAAAAGCAGAATATCTCCACACCAACGCTTGGATTATATTTATTCTTATTAGATTTATTCAAGATCAAAGAAATATGCAATTTGGAAATGCTTTAAGGATCCAGAGAGTTATAAAAGGCTATACTCAGGATTACATGGCCGAAAGGCTTCACCTTTCTCAAAACTCGTATTCTAAGTTGGAAAGAGGTCTGACAAGTCTGACGGTAAGTCGGCTGTATCAAATCGCGGAGATACTGGAGATTTCTATTCAAGATATCCTACCAGCACAGCAGCCTGGAAATACTAAAAAATCTGATAGTGCTGAAAATATTTAG